In Pseudomonas asiatica, the following are encoded in one genomic region:
- the glaH gene encoding glutarate dioxygenase GlaH: MNAFTQIDELVMPLPLEPRGYTIAPSKQSPRLLELTFARETVEAFVQAVAQWPVQALEYKSFLRFRVGEILDELCQGTLRPVLLNTILNRASGGMLITPVGLDDVSQAEDMVKFTTACAHLIGRSNYDAMSGQFYARFVVVNTDNSDSYLRQPHRVMELHNDGTFVNQITDYVLMLKIDEKNMEGGNSLLLHLDDWEQCDEFFRHPLARRQMRWTAPPSKKVSEDVFHSVFDTDAEGRPTMRYIDQFVQPENYEEGIWLNALSESLEGSEKKLSVPVGVGSFLLINNLFWLHGRDRFTPHEGLRRELMRQRGYVAFPKPLYQRGQ, from the coding sequence ATGAACGCTTTTACGCAGATCGACGAACTTGTGATGCCACTGCCGCTCGAGCCGCGTGGTTACACCATCGCCCCTTCGAAACAGTCGCCGCGCCTGCTTGAGCTCACCTTTGCCCGCGAAACGGTCGAAGCGTTCGTCCAGGCTGTTGCCCAGTGGCCGGTGCAGGCGCTGGAGTACAAGTCGTTCCTGCGCTTCCGGGTTGGCGAGATCCTCGACGAGCTGTGCCAGGGCACCCTGCGGCCGGTGCTGCTCAATACCATCCTCAACCGCGCCAGCGGCGGCATGCTGATCACCCCGGTCGGCCTGGATGACGTGAGCCAGGCCGAGGACATGGTCAAGTTCACCACCGCCTGCGCACACCTGATCGGCCGCTCCAACTACGACGCCATGAGCGGCCAGTTCTATGCCCGCTTCGTGGTGGTCAACACCGACAACTCCGACAGCTACCTGCGCCAGCCGCACCGGGTCATGGAGCTGCACAACGACGGCACCTTCGTCAACCAGATCACCGACTACGTGCTGATGCTGAAGATTGACGAAAAGAACATGGAAGGCGGCAACTCGCTGCTGCTGCACCTGGACGACTGGGAGCAGTGCGACGAATTCTTCCGCCACCCGCTGGCCCGTCGCCAAATGCGCTGGACCGCACCGCCGAGCAAGAAGGTGTCCGAAGATGTGTTCCACTCGGTATTCGACACCGATGCCGAAGGCCGCCCGACCATGCGCTACATCGACCAGTTCGTGCAGCCGGAAAACTACGAGGAGGGCATCTGGCTGAACGCCTTGTCCGAATCGCTGGAAGGCAGCGAGAAGAAGCTTTCGGTACCGGTCGGTGTGGGTAGCTTCCTGCTGATCAACAACCTGTTCTGGCTGCATGGCCGCGACCGCTTCACGCCGCATGAAGGCCTGCGCCGCGAGCTGATGCGCCAGCGCGGTTACGTGGCCTTCCCCAAACCGCTGTACCAGCGCGGGCAATAA
- the gabP gene encoding GABA permease has protein sequence MQTHKNNLSHGLKSRHVTMLSIAGVIGAGLFVGSGRAIAEAGPATILAYILAGALVVLVMRMLAEMAVASPDTGSFSTYADLAIGKWAGYTIGWLYWWFWVLIIPIEANIAATIINSWVPQLEIWVLSLVITLLLTATNLFSVKNYGEFEFWLALVKVVAIVGFIALGVCAIFGLLPGSGVSGVSRLWDSGGFMPNGFGAVLSAMLITMFSFLGAEVVTIAAAESDEAGKHISKATNSVIWRITLFYILSIFIVIALVPWTDPRLATEGSYVTVLDTLGVPNAKAIIDFVVLTSVTSCLNSSLYTASRMVYSLSRRGDAPACAQVTSRSGTPVVAVLLSTGAAFLAVIANYLVPAKVFGFLMASSGAIALLVYLVIAVSQLRLRQRLTAQGKTLGYRMWLFPWLTWGVILFISGVLVLMLFRPDHRLEVVSTMVLAVLVVCSGLLVTRRRAREAVVGSVGQGA, from the coding sequence ATGCAAACCCACAAGAACAATTTGAGTCATGGATTGAAATCCCGGCATGTCACCATGCTGTCCATTGCCGGCGTGATCGGTGCCGGCCTGTTCGTCGGCTCCGGCCGTGCGATTGCCGAGGCAGGGCCCGCCACCATCCTGGCCTATATCCTGGCCGGCGCGCTGGTGGTGCTGGTGATGCGCATGCTGGCCGAAATGGCCGTTGCTTCACCGGACACCGGTTCGTTCTCTACCTATGCCGACCTCGCCATCGGCAAATGGGCCGGCTACACAATCGGCTGGCTGTATTGGTGGTTCTGGGTACTGATCATCCCCATCGAAGCCAATATCGCCGCCACCATCATCAATTCCTGGGTCCCGCAGCTGGAGATCTGGGTCTTGTCGTTGGTGATTACCCTGTTGCTGACCGCCACCAACCTGTTCAGCGTGAAGAACTACGGTGAGTTCGAGTTCTGGCTGGCGTTGGTCAAGGTGGTGGCCATTGTCGGCTTCATCGCGCTGGGGGTATGCGCCATCTTCGGCCTGCTGCCAGGCTCCGGTGTCAGCGGCGTGTCGCGCCTGTGGGACAGTGGCGGCTTCATGCCCAACGGTTTTGGTGCGGTGCTGAGCGCCATGCTGATTACCATGTTCTCGTTCCTCGGCGCCGAAGTGGTGACCATTGCCGCAGCCGAATCGGATGAAGCGGGCAAGCATATTTCCAAGGCCACCAACTCGGTGATCTGGCGGATCACGCTGTTCTATATCCTGTCGATCTTCATCGTCATCGCGCTGGTGCCGTGGACTGACCCGCGCCTGGCCACCGAAGGGTCCTATGTCACGGTGCTGGACACCCTGGGCGTGCCGAATGCCAAGGCCATCATCGACTTCGTGGTGCTGACGTCGGTGACCAGTTGCCTCAACTCGTCGCTGTATACCGCTTCGCGCATGGTCTACTCGCTGAGCCGCCGCGGTGATGCGCCGGCCTGTGCCCAGGTGACCAGCCGCAGCGGCACCCCTGTGGTGGCTGTGCTGCTGTCCACAGGCGCAGCTTTCCTGGCGGTGATTGCCAATTACCTGGTCCCGGCCAAGGTGTTCGGCTTCCTCATGGCAAGCTCCGGCGCCATTGCCCTGCTGGTGTATCTGGTGATCGCCGTTTCCCAGCTGCGCCTGCGTCAGCGCCTGACTGCACAGGGCAAGACGTTGGGCTACCGCATGTGGCTGTTCCCATGGCTGACCTGGGGCGTGATCCTGTTCATCAGCGGCGTGCTGGTACTGATGCTGTTCCGCCCGGATCACCGTCTGGAAGTAGTATCGACCATGGTGCTGGCGGTACTGGTGGTGTGTTCGGGCCTTCTGGTCACACGGCGCCGGGCGCGCGAGGCGGTGGTTGGCAGCGTAGGGCAGGGCGCTTGA
- the lhgO gene encoding L-2-hydroxyglutarate oxidase, with protein MYDFIIIGGGIVGMSTAMHLIKVYPDAKILLLEKESGPARHQTGHNSGVIHAGVYYTPGSLKARFCLEGNKATKAFCTQHGIRFDECGKLLVATNDLEMQRMKALWERTAANGLERYWLSAAELREREPNIVGMGGIFVPSSGIVNYAEVTAAMGAEFQRAGGEIRYGAEVVGLQELASEVVVRTRGDHHDDELRSRFLVTCSGLMADRVVSMLGLRTEFVICPFRGEYYLLPKQHDQIVNHLIYPIPDPSMPFLGVHLTRMIDGTVTVGPNAVLAMKREGYRKRDVSPADLFQTLTTPGILKVLAKNFRPGLIEMKNSLFKGGYLKQVQKYCPSITKADLTPYPAGVRAQAVSRDGKLIDDFLFVNTARSVNVCNAPSPAATSAIPIGAYIVDKVCEQVGRQGGSFPKADLAPRQRAAG; from the coding sequence GTGTACGATTTCATCATCATTGGCGGTGGCATTGTGGGCATGTCCACGGCCATGCACCTGATCAAGGTCTACCCGGATGCGAAGATTCTCCTGCTGGAGAAAGAGTCCGGCCCGGCCCGCCACCAGACCGGCCACAACAGCGGCGTGATCCACGCCGGCGTGTATTACACCCCCGGCAGCCTCAAGGCGCGCTTCTGCCTGGAAGGCAACAAGGCCACCAAGGCTTTCTGCACCCAGCACGGTATCCGCTTCGATGAATGCGGCAAGCTGCTGGTGGCTACCAACGACCTGGAAATGCAGCGCATGAAGGCGCTGTGGGAGCGCACCGCGGCCAATGGCCTGGAGCGCTACTGGCTGTCGGCGGCCGAACTGCGCGAGCGCGAGCCCAATATCGTTGGCATGGGCGGCATCTTCGTGCCCTCCAGCGGTATCGTCAATTACGCTGAAGTGACTGCGGCCATGGGCGCCGAGTTCCAGCGCGCCGGCGGTGAGATCCGCTATGGCGCCGAGGTGGTTGGCCTGCAGGAGCTGGCCAGCGAAGTGGTCGTGCGCACGCGTGGCGACCATCATGACGATGAGTTGCGCAGCCGTTTCCTGGTGACCTGCTCGGGCCTGATGGCCGACCGCGTGGTGAGCATGCTGGGCCTGCGGACCGAGTTCGTCATCTGCCCGTTCCGTGGCGAGTACTACCTGCTGCCCAAGCAGCACGACCAGATCGTCAACCACCTGATCTACCCGATTCCCGACCCGTCCATGCCGTTCCTGGGGGTGCACCTGACTCGCATGATCGACGGCACCGTGACCGTTGGCCCCAACGCCGTGCTGGCAATGAAGCGCGAGGGTTACCGCAAGCGTGATGTCAGCCCAGCCGACCTGTTCCAGACCCTGACCACCCCCGGCATCCTCAAGGTGCTGGCGAAGAACTTCCGCCCAGGCCTGATCGAGATGAAGAACTCGCTGTTCAAGGGTGGCTACCTCAAGCAGGTCCAGAAATACTGCCCGAGCATCACCAAGGCCGACCTCACGCCTTATCCGGCCGGCGTGCGTGCCCAGGCCGTATCGCGTGACGGCAAGCTGATCGACGACTTCCTGTTCGTCAACACCGCTCGCAGCGTCAACGTGTGCAACGCACCGTCGCCGGCCGCTACCTCCGCCATCCCGATCGGCGCCTACATCGTCGACAAGGTATGCGAGCAGGTTGGCCGCCAGGGCGGCAGTTTCCCCAAGGCCGACCTGGCGCCTCGTCAGCGGGCTGCCGGCTGA
- a CDS encoding PA4780 family RIO1-like protein kinase — protein sequence MKTPKRIEPLIEDGLVDEVLRPLMSGKEAAVYVVRCGSQVRCAKVYKEANKRSFRQAAEYQEGRKVRNSRQARAMAKGSKYGRKEAEDAWQNAEVAALFRLAGAGVRVPRPYDFQDGVLLMELVTDADGDAAPRLNDVHLEAEEARAYHAFVIRQIVLMLCAGLVHGDLSEFNVLLGPDGPVIIDLPQAVDAAANNHAFSMLQRDVANMAHYFGRFAPELKSTRYAQEMWALYEAGELRPDSPLTGLFEDDEQAADVAGVMREIDAARLDDARRRAARAEAEHGAARAEEPAPPWLQ from the coding sequence ATGAAGACACCCAAAAGAATCGAACCCCTGATCGAAGACGGCCTGGTCGACGAAGTACTGCGGCCGTTGATGAGTGGCAAGGAAGCCGCCGTGTATGTGGTGCGCTGTGGCAGCCAGGTGCGCTGCGCCAAGGTTTATAAAGAAGCCAACAAGCGCAGTTTCCGCCAGGCTGCCGAGTACCAGGAGGGCCGCAAGGTTCGCAACAGCCGTCAGGCCCGGGCCATGGCCAAGGGCAGCAAGTACGGCCGCAAGGAAGCCGAAGACGCCTGGCAGAACGCCGAAGTGGCGGCGCTGTTCCGCCTGGCCGGCGCTGGTGTGAGGGTTCCCAGGCCCTACGATTTCCAGGACGGCGTGCTGTTGATGGAGCTGGTGACCGATGCCGACGGTGACGCGGCCCCGCGCCTGAACGACGTACACCTCGAAGCCGAGGAAGCCCGGGCGTACCATGCCTTTGTCATTCGCCAGATCGTGCTGATGCTGTGTGCCGGGCTGGTGCACGGCGACCTGTCGGAGTTCAACGTGCTGCTAGGCCCGGACGGGCCGGTGATCATCGACTTGCCGCAAGCGGTGGATGCAGCGGCCAACAACCATGCCTTCAGCATGCTGCAGCGCGATGTGGCCAACATGGCCCATTATTTCGGGCGCTTTGCGCCGGAGCTGAAAAGTACCCGGTATGCGCAGGAAATGTGGGCCTTGTACGAGGCGGGCGAACTGCGCCCGGACAGCCCACTGACGGGGTTGTTCGAGGATGACGAGCAGGCGGCTGACGTGGCCGGGGTGATGCGCGAGATCGATGCGGCCCGGCTGGATGATGCGCGCCGGCGCGCCGCGCGGGCCGAGGCTGAGCATGGGGCGGCCAGGGCAGAGGAGCCTGCGCCGCCCTGGCTTCAGTAA
- the csiR gene encoding DNA-binding transcriptional regulator CsiR, giving the protein MEALAPRQNSAFSGYERLKKDIIRGVFKPGEKLLMSTLKERYDLGVGPLREALSQLVAEHLVNAISQKGYRVAPMSLDEMNDIYDARANLEAMIITLAIERGDDAWEASVLAHSHTLAKVVEVKTREQRLDVWDERHKAFHTAIASGCGSKHLLQARTYLFDQAERYRHLWLTQTVFSEQALELKRQEHAALVEVILARDAKRASAMMRSHLMTPVPIIAQIMHAEGIGAR; this is encoded by the coding sequence TTGGAAGCGCTCGCCCCCCGACAAAACTCAGCATTCAGCGGGTATGAGAGGCTCAAGAAGGACATCATCCGCGGCGTGTTCAAACCCGGCGAAAAGCTGCTGATGAGCACCCTGAAGGAGCGCTACGACCTGGGCGTGGGCCCGCTGCGCGAAGCACTGTCGCAGTTGGTGGCCGAGCACCTGGTCAACGCGATCAGCCAGAAGGGCTACCGTGTGGCGCCCATGTCGCTGGACGAGATGAACGACATCTACGATGCCCGCGCCAACCTGGAGGCGATGATCATCACCCTGGCCATCGAGCGTGGCGACGACGCCTGGGAGGCGTCGGTACTGGCCCACTCGCATACCCTGGCCAAGGTGGTGGAAGTGAAGACCCGCGAGCAGCGCCTGGATGTGTGGGACGAACGGCACAAGGCATTCCACACGGCCATTGCCTCGGGCTGCGGCTCCAAGCACCTGCTGCAGGCGCGCACTTACCTGTTCGACCAGGCCGAGCGCTACCGGCACCTGTGGCTGACCCAGACGGTGTTTTCCGAACAGGCCCTGGAGCTCAAGCGCCAGGAGCATGCGGCTCTGGTGGAAGTGATTCTGGCCCGGGACGCCAAGCGCGCCAGTGCCATGATGCGCTCGCACCTGATGACTCCGGTGCCGATCATTGCGCAGATCATGCATGCCGAGGGTATCGGCGCACGCTAG
- a CDS encoding response regulator transcription factor: MPRVLTIEDDAVTGQEIVAELTSHGLEVDWADNGREGLAKAIAGGYDLITLDRMLPEVDGLTIVTTLRNLKIATPILMISALSDVDERVRGLRAGGDDYLTKPFASDEMAARVEVLLRRNSVPMTQTRLQVADLQLDLISHEARRGEQTLNLLPTEYKLLEYLMRHSGQVITRMMIFEEVWGYHFDPGTNLIDVHIGRLRKKIDSPGQSPLIRTVRGSGYAIAEPV, from the coding sequence ATGCCTCGCGTACTGACTATCGAAGACGACGCCGTCACCGGCCAGGAAATCGTCGCCGAACTTACCAGCCACGGCCTTGAGGTGGATTGGGCCGACAATGGCCGTGAAGGCCTGGCCAAGGCCATTGCCGGCGGCTACGACCTGATCACCCTGGACCGCATGCTGCCCGAGGTCGATGGCCTGACCATCGTCACCACGCTGCGCAACCTCAAGATTGCCACGCCGATCCTGATGATCAGCGCCCTCTCCGACGTCGACGAGCGGGTGCGCGGCCTGCGTGCCGGGGGTGACGACTACCTGACCAAACCGTTCGCCTCCGACGAGATGGCCGCGCGGGTCGAAGTGCTGCTGCGCCGCAACAGCGTACCCATGACCCAGACCCGCCTTCAGGTCGCCGACCTGCAACTGGACCTGATCAGCCACGAAGCCCGCCGTGGCGAACAGACCCTCAACCTGCTGCCCACCGAATACAAGCTGCTGGAGTACCTGATGCGCCATAGCGGCCAGGTGATCACCCGGATGATGATTTTCGAGGAAGTCTGGGGCTACCACTTCGACCCGGGCACCAACCTGATCGACGTACACATCGGTCGCCTGCGCAAGAAAATCGACTCGCCCGGCCAGTCGCCGC